The following are encoded together in the Flavobacterium sp. TR2 genome:
- a CDS encoding hemolysin family protein, translating into MEISIIIICLILAAFFSGMEIAFTSANKIYLEIEKKQDDFLSRILTKLTENPSKFIAAMLIGNNVALVIYGFFMGDLILGWMAYFGFVFSDWWNILIQTLLAAFIVLLTSEFFPKVFFQIYANSLIKILALPAYFFYRLFYYISTFFIWIADFVLSKFFKTEGSQIHLFSRIELGNYITEQMSTVEEDEEVDSEIQIFQNALEFSNVKARDIMTPRTEIVDIDLFDTVEDLKALFIETGYSKIIVSQNSLDDIVGYVHSFDLFKKPATIKSVLMTVEFVPETILIKDVLNLLIKKRKNVAVVLDEYGGTSGIVTIEDIVEELFGEIEDEHDLDEELVEEEMGEGKYLFSTRLDVEYLNETYKLMIPEEDSYGTLGGFIVNHTKEIPQKGDKIVIDKFHFSIVEASNKKIELVKLTIKD; encoded by the coding sequence ATGGAAATTAGTATTATAATCATATGTTTAATACTAGCTGCCTTTTTCTCTGGGATGGAAATCGCTTTCACATCCGCTAATAAAATTTATCTCGAAATTGAAAAGAAACAAGACGATTTCTTGTCTCGAATCTTAACAAAACTAACCGAAAATCCGTCTAAGTTTATTGCCGCCATGCTTATTGGCAACAATGTAGCGTTGGTGATTTACGGTTTTTTTATGGGCGATCTAATCTTGGGTTGGATGGCATATTTTGGTTTTGTTTTTTCCGATTGGTGGAATATTCTTATTCAGACGCTTCTTGCCGCATTTATAGTTTTACTGACTTCAGAATTTTTTCCGAAAGTTTTTTTCCAGATTTATGCCAATTCTTTGATTAAAATTTTGGCTCTTCCGGCTTATTTTTTTTACCGATTATTCTATTACATTTCCACTTTCTTTATTTGGATTGCCGATTTTGTGTTAAGTAAATTTTTTAAGACAGAAGGAAGTCAAATTCATTTGTTTAGCCGAATTGAACTCGGAAATTACATTACAGAACAAATGAGCACTGTTGAAGAAGATGAAGAAGTAGATTCTGAAATTCAGATTTTTCAGAATGCTTTAGAGTTTTCAAATGTAAAGGCGCGTGATATTATGACGCCCCGAACAGAAATTGTAGATATCGATTTGTTTGATACTGTCGAGGATCTTAAAGCGTTATTTATAGAAACAGGATATTCTAAGATCATCGTAAGCCAGAATTCTTTGGATGATATTGTGGGTTACGTTCATTCATTCGATTTGTTTAAAAAACCAGCTACTATCAAATCGGTTTTAATGACAGTTGAGTTTGTTCCTGAAACAATCTTAATTAAAGATGTTTTGAATTTATTGATCAAAAAGCGAAAAAACGTTGCAGTTGTTTTAGATGAGTACGGAGGAACTTCTGGAATTGTAACAATTGAGGATATCGTAGAAGAGCTTTTTGGAGAAATTGAAGACGAACATGATTTAGACGAAGAATTAGTTGAAGAAGAAATGGGAGAAGGCAAATATTTGTTCTCAACACGATTGGATGTCGAATATCTGAATGAGACTTATAAATTAATGATCCCAGAGGAGGATTCTTATGGAACATTAGGCGGTTTTATTGTTAATCATACAAAAGAAATCCCGCAAAAAGGGGATAAAATCGTAATAGACAAGTTTCATTTTTCTATTGTAGAGGCTTCAAATAAGAAAATAGAACTAGTCAAATTGACAATTAAAGACTGA
- the lptC gene encoding LPS export ABC transporter periplasmic protein LptC encodes MNLPKRYSILAVTVLAVTLFFGCESNFKEVQKINFSEFVPASDADTVNIKYTDSGRITGVLISPKMLDYSNLDFPFTEFPKGIDVTLYDKNQKRTFIKGNYAVSYKNTGIIDLIGKVKITSEAGQVLETEQLYFDQKNEWFYTERKFKLTDTKGVSHGQGIDFSKDFKVINSQRISGEIESDEEL; translated from the coding sequence ATGAATTTACCAAAAAGATATAGTATCCTAGCTGTCACAGTTCTTGCTGTGACACTATTTTTTGGATGCGAAAGTAATTTTAAAGAAGTTCAAAAAATCAATTTCTCAGAATTTGTTCCTGCCAGCGATGCTGATACTGTAAATATTAAATACACAGATTCTGGACGCATTACAGGTGTTTTGATTAGTCCAAAAATGTTAGATTATTCTAATCTTGATTTTCCTTTTACAGAATTTCCTAAAGGAATTGATGTTACATTATACGATAAAAATCAAAAGCGTACCTTTATAAAAGGCAATTATGCGGTTTCGTATAAAAATACAGGAATTATTGATTTGATTGGAAAAGTAAAAATTACTTCAGAAGCAGGACAGGTTTTGGAAACAGAACAATTGTATTTCGATCAGAAAAACGAGTGGTTCTATACCGAAAGAAAATTTAAATTGACCGATACAAAAGGAGTTTCCCATGGTCAGGGAATAGATTTTAGCAAAGATTTTAAAGTGATTAATTCGCAGCGAATAAGTGGCGAAATAGAATCCGACGAAGAATTATAA